The ANME-2 cluster archaeon DNA window GGTTCAGGAAGTTTTGGCAGGTAAGTTTGTGTGGAAATTTCCACAGTATGTCCAATGAGGATGTGTCGAACCATTTCTGCATGGAATTTTCTGATAGTGCTCCATCACATCGACCGATGATGTTTAAAAGGAGATATTCACCAACTGTCAACCCTTCAATTTTCTTTTTGTCGGTGTGTTTGTTTACGGTTTCAATGAAGTTTAGTTCATCTGATATGGAAAGCAAGGCTGCTGTTTTACCATATTGAAATGATTTTAATTTGATGTGAGGTAATTCTGCTGCTTTTTCTTTCAGTTCTACAATCTTTTCTGCGGTTCCAAGGTACTTTTGCCAGACTTGTTTGGGTTTGCCATCAACTCGGGCCATTTCCACAGCATACCAATAGGTATGACCTTTGATGTTCTTTTTCTTTAGTGATACCATATTATTGTATTAGGTCATACACATATAAGTAGATATCTATGATTATCAATAGCAATAAAGTTATTATTGTGATATAAAAAGTTAGGCCATACACTTATAAAATTGCAGCATAGTCGCATGCTAACGATTTTCAATGAAAAT harbors:
- a CDS encoding IS1634 family transposase codes for the protein MVSLKKKNIKGHTYWYAVEMARVDGKPKQVWQKYLGTAEKIVELKEKAAELPHIKLKSFQYGKTAALLSISDELNFIETVNKHTDKKKIEGLTVGEYLLLNIIGRCDGALSENSMQKWFDTSSLDILWKFPHKLTCQNFLN